One window of the Vigna radiata var. radiata cultivar VC1973A chromosome 1, Vradiata_ver6, whole genome shotgun sequence genome contains the following:
- the LOC106758121 gene encoding uncharacterized protein LOC106758121, with the protein MDEERIKIVVHHSGQFLTDDNDVFKFDGEIAEWSVDADLLSYFGIVASVKELEDNEGEEDGGSSKSKTTFPTFSMPRSLDGYKWEVGTFFAEKNEFMDAIRTYALSNGRNLKFIKNDKKRICVKCLGGKGKCNCCSRDFNVKLMTSKWLSERMEKSVKENPTMKVMDIRDKMTRKWNVGISRNMAFKARAVAKDKIEGSLHEQYRRLYDYGHELLKTNSGSTVQIKVDNINGEVIFQRFYACLKACKDSFASCRPIVGLDECFLKTKYGGELLTTVGRDGNEQMLPIAYVVVEVENKESWTWFLELLIEDLGGKDVCARITFISDQQKVWNRFQNESSLGRYWLPRWSREKLFEVIHISEFGHQFVVNVDTMNCTCRKWAITGVPCTHAITSMKFLNINAKDYISHWFRKPTYEETYNTKIYPINGQHIWEVTPYSDILPPKKKTMPGRPKKKRRLEEWELKKNDSELRKGGQRKKCGICNELGHNKKGCPQRPTAQSASEQTQGTQGPPTDVPLTQESTVIGTESGPPQQPDPTVNDE; encoded by the exons AGGACAATGAGGGTGAGGAGGATGGTGGGTCCAGTAAGAGTAAGACAACCTTTCCAACTTTTAGTATGCCAAGAAGTTTGGATGGTTATAAATGGGAGGTAGGAACCTTTTTCGCtgagaaaaatgaattcatGGATGCTATTCGAACTTATGCACTTAGTAATGGGAGAAACctgaaatttataaagaatGACAAGAAAAGGATTTGTGTGAAGTGCTTGggtggaaaaggaaaatgtaatTG CTGTAGTAGGGATTTCAATGTCAAGTTGATGACTTCTAAGTGGTTGAGTGAAAGGATGGAGAAATCTGTGAAAGAGAACCCAACTATGAAGGTGATGGATATTAGAGATAAAATGACTAGGAAATGGAATGTAGGGATATCAAGAAATATGGCTTTTAAGGCAAGAGCCGTggcaaaagataaaattgaaggaTCACTCCATGAACAATATAGAAGACTTTATGATTATGGGCATGAGCTCCTGAAAACAAATTCAGGTTCAACAGTTCAAATTAAAGTGGATAACATTAATGGTGAGGtgatttttcaaagattttatGCATGCTTGAAGGCATGCAAGGATAGCTTTGCGAGTTGTAGACCTATTGTTGGCTTGGATGAATGTTTTCTGAAAACCAAGTATGGAGGGGAGTTATTAACAACAGTTGGAAGAGATGGAAACGAGCAAATGCTGCCCATAGCATATGTTGTGGTTGAGGTTGAAAACAAAGAGAGTTGGACTTGGTTCTTGGAGCTGCTAATTGAGGACCTTGGTGGGAAAGATGTGTGTGCAAGAATTACATTTatttcagaccaacaaaag GTTTGGAATAGATTTCAGAATGAGTCTTCGTTAGGAAGATATTGGTTACCAAG GTGGTCAAGagagaaattatttgaagttaTACATATTTCAGAATTTGGCCACCAATTTGTTGTCAATGTGGACACCATGAACTGCACATGTAGAAAATGGGCAATTACTGGCGTTCCTTGTACGCATGCCATAACATCAATGAAATTTTTGAACATTAATGCAAAAGATTACATAAGCCACTGGTTTAGAAAGCCCACTTATGAAGAGACTTACAACACCAAAATTTACCCTATCAATGGTCAACATATCTGGGAGGTTACACCTTATTCAGATATATTACCACCAAAGAAGAAGACAATGCCAGGAAGGCCCAAAAAGAAACGAAGATTGGAGGAGtgggagttgaagaagaatgacAGTGAGTTAAGAAAGGGTGGGCAGAGAAAAAAATGTGGTATATGTAACGAGCTTGGTCACAACAAGAAAGGCTGTCCACAAAGACCTACTGCCCAATCTGCTTCTGAACAAACACAAGGCACCCAAGGTCCACCAACAGATGTTCCACTTACCCAAGAATCCACTGTGATTGGTACTGAAAGTGGTCCTCCTCAACAACCAGACCCCACTGTGAATGATGAATGA